A DNA window from Campylobacter lari contains the following coding sequences:
- the rpoD gene encoding RNA polymerase sigma factor RpoD codes for MANETNVLEELFKENSKDYITYEKLVKYFAKLPNATSAKKIRDLMDKYKVELISSAEIAKKRNLEEAKKLQEEKQKLQDTSLENEFDLANENDLLEWSRSDSPVRMYLREMGQIALLNKDEEIEISKKIELGEDIIIDAFCSVPYLIDFILDYKEPLINRERRVKELFKSFEDDDKSDDDKSDEEIDSEEENENEENENSNEKKPKKTNKKEDERTLKVIESFKALEKAKKEWLKTISTINAEKNDDELLDKLIIAFKKNILKEKLMDLGPTSKLISEIVKSMETALKSDEEFDKELKRLEYRLPMFSEELKQRHQDILKDITKLSKEEIAERALETTMVSTYMEIKKLIQTKEASQNSFDLEKDQLKEILEQIKRGKKISDEAKTRMAKSNLRLVVSIAKRYTNRGLPFLDLIQEGNIGLMKAVDKFEYKRGYKFSTYATWWIRQAISRAIADQARTIRIPIHMIETINQINKIIREYLQKEGKEPDVSIIAKEVGLSIDKVKQVIKITKEPISLEAPISNEDDGKFGDFVEDRTSISPMDHILKDDLKEQIDEVLDQLNDREKAVIRMRFGLMDDESDRTLEEIGKELNVTRERVRQIESSAIKKLKHPKVGRKLKNYIEGWK; via the coding sequence ATGGCTAATGAAACTAATGTTTTAGAAGAACTTTTCAAAGAAAATTCTAAAGATTATATCACATATGAAAAACTTGTCAAGTATTTTGCAAAGCTTCCAAACGCAACAAGTGCAAAAAAAATCCGTGATCTAATGGATAAATATAAAGTAGAATTAATCTCTTCAGCTGAAATTGCCAAAAAAAGAAATTTAGAAGAAGCAAAAAAGCTACAAGAGGAAAAACAAAAATTACAAGATACAAGTTTGGAAAATGAATTTGATTTAGCCAATGAAAATGATTTACTTGAGTGGAGCAGATCAGACTCTCCTGTAAGAATGTATTTAAGAGAAATGGGACAAATTGCTCTTTTAAACAAAGATGAAGAAATTGAAATTTCTAAAAAGATTGAGCTAGGCGAAGACATTATCATCGATGCTTTTTGTTCTGTGCCTTATTTGATTGATTTTATACTTGATTATAAAGAACCTTTAATTAATAGAGAAAGAAGAGTGAAAGAGCTTTTTAAAAGCTTTGAGGATGATGATAAAAGCGATGATGATAAAAGCGATGAAGAAATAGATTCTGAAGAAGAAAACGAAAATGAGGAAAATGAAAATTCTAATGAAAAAAAACCTAAAAAAACAAATAAAAAAGAAGATGAAAGAACTTTAAAAGTCATAGAAAGCTTTAAAGCATTAGAAAAAGCAAAAAAAGAATGGTTAAAAACTATATCTACTATTAATGCAGAAAAAAATGATGATGAACTATTAGATAAACTCATAATTGCTTTTAAGAAAAATATACTAAAAGAAAAACTAATGGATCTAGGTCCAACATCAAAACTTATTTCTGAAATAGTAAAATCTATGGAAACAGCATTAAAAAGTGATGAGGAATTTGATAAAGAATTAAAACGTTTAGAGTATCGCTTACCAATGTTTTCAGAAGAATTAAAACAAAGACACCAAGATATTTTAAAAGATATTACCAAACTTAGCAAAGAAGAAATTGCAGAGCGTGCCCTAGAAACTACCATGGTAAGCACTTATATGGAGATTAAAAAACTCATTCAAACTAAAGAAGCTAGTCAAAATTCTTTTGATTTAGAAAAAGATCAATTAAAAGAAATTCTAGAGCAAATCAAACGCGGTAAAAAAATATCTGATGAGGCTAAAACTAGAATGGCAAAATCAAATTTACGCTTAGTTGTAAGCATTGCCAAAAGATATACTAACCGCGGATTACCATTTTTAGATTTAATCCAAGAAGGCAACATAGGCTTAATGAAAGCAGTAGATAAATTTGAATACAAACGCGGTTATAAGTTTTCAACCTATGCAACTTGGTGGATTAGACAAGCTATTTCAAGAGCAATTGCTGATCAAGCAAGAACTATAAGAATTCCTATTCATATGATAGAAACTATCAATCAAATCAATAAAATCATTCGCGAGTATTTACAAAAAGAAGGTAAAGAACCGGATGTAAGTATTATTGCAAAAGAAGTAGGACTTAGTATAGATAAAGTAAAACAAGTTATTAAAATTACTAAAGAACCAATTTCCCTAGAAGCACCTATTAGCAACGAGGATGATGGTAAATTTGGAGATTTTGTAGAAGATAGAACCTCAATTTCACCTATGGATCACATCTTAAAAGATGATTTAAAAGAACAAATTGATGAAGTTTTAGATCAGCTTAATGATAGAGAAAAGGCTGTTATTAGAATGCGTTTTGGCTTAATGGATGATGAAAGTGATAGAACTTTAGAAGAAATCGGTAAAGAATTAAATGTCACAAGAGAAAGAGTAAGACAAATAGAAAGCTCAGCTATAAAAAAACTTAAACACCCAAAAGTTGGTAGAAAACTTAAAAACTACATAGAAGGTTGGAAATAA
- a CDS encoding flagellar hook-basal body protein, translating to MQNGYYQATGAMVTQFNRLDVVTNNLANVNTSGYKRDNVVIADFKRIFKETQDELPIQNHTRDAARFVNTTIDRVPQVNHVYTNFSVGSMKMTHNPLDLALTREDTFYLIKTNNGEIRLSQDGNFQLDDEGYLVNRQGYRVLSSDYFNNPENDGIRIGDSTSFINVDKNGIISAANQNIARLFVAQVDDLRDLQKDGDNMYKIDNLNKIRDLPNSNAIKQGFTQGSNVNPVTEMVGLIEANRMVEMYQKVMTSHMDDLNQEAINKLASTK from the coding sequence ATGCAAAATGGGTATTATCAAGCCACCGGTGCTATGGTTACGCAATTTAATCGTTTAGATGTTGTAACTAACAATCTAGCAAATGTAAATACAAGTGGCTATAAAAGAGATAATGTTGTTATTGCAGATTTTAAAAGGATTTTTAAAGAAACTCAAGATGAGTTACCTATACAAAATCACACAAGAGATGCTGCAAGATTTGTTAATACAACTATAGATAGAGTTCCGCAGGTTAATCATGTCTATACAAATTTTAGCGTAGGTTCTATGAAAATGACGCATAATCCTTTGGATTTAGCTCTTACTCGCGAAGATACTTTTTACTTGATTAAAACAAATAATGGTGAAATAAGATTAAGTCAAGATGGAAATTTCCAACTTGATGATGAGGGTTATTTGGTAAACCGTCAAGGATACAGAGTTTTAAGCAGTGATTATTTTAATAATCCCGAAAATGATGGCATCCGCATAGGAGATTCTACTTCTTTTATTAATGTGGATAAAAATGGAATTATCAGTGCAGCTAATCAAAATATTGCAAGATTATTTGTAGCACAAGTTGATGATTTAAGAGATTTGCAAAAAGATGGCGATAATATGTATAAAATTGATAATTTAAACAAGATTAGAGATTTACCAAATTCAAATGCCATTAAGCAAGGTTTTACTCAAGGATCAAATGTTAATCCAGTTACAGAAATGGTAGGGTTAATTGAGGCAAATAGAATGGTTGAGATGTATCAAAAAGTTATGACATCTCATATGGATGATTTAAATCAAGAAGCTATTAATAAATTAGCAAGTACTAAATAA